One region of Colius striatus isolate bColStr4 chromosome 4, bColStr4.1.hap1, whole genome shotgun sequence genomic DNA includes:
- the LOC104551765 gene encoding histamine H3 receptor isoform X1 translates to MHLSSQTELTWISNMHNSTAETPQTAGTCSETLSAQSLSSEFSLGVLVLLAFLMVLLALVTILGNVLVIFAFIMDRNLRHRSNYFFLNLAISDFAVGVFCMPLYIPYALTGTWYFGRVLCKIWLIMDYLLCTASVFSIVLISYDRFLSVTKAVSYRAQQGITSNPVVKMVAIWVFAFLLYCPAILFWEHVAGHSVVAVDQCYAEFFHNWYFLLCASTLEFFVPLLSVTYFNVSIFHSIQRRQRHGSTQDCEPPRSTGSLSWRFCFLPRPGTSSPPSEAEDSVSSSTRSWRPAVMANCPPPTQTSHTALKKEFSVSFRPRTGSKLQQDKKIARSLAIIVCVFAVCWAPYTLLMIIHGACQGECIHKSLYEITFWLLWLNSSLNPFLYPLCHMRFRMAFMKILCPRKFAILRSNNTPSF, encoded by the exons ATGCACCTTTCTTCCCAGACTGAGCTGACCTGGATAAGCAACATGCACAACAGCACAGCTGAAACTCCGCAGACGGCTGGAACGTGTAGCGAGACTTTATCTGCACAGTCCCTGAGCTCCGAGTTCTCCCTGGGTGTGTTGGTGCTGCTGGCTTTTCTCATGGTGTTGCTAGCCCTGGTCACCATCCTTGGAAATGTCCTAGTGATCTTTGCTTTCATCATGGACAGAAACCTCAGACACCGGAGTAACTATTTCTTTCTGAATCTGGCTATTTCTGACTTTGCAGTGG GTGTGTTCTGTATGCCTTTGTACATCCCTTATGCCCTGACAGGGACGTGGTACTTTGGAAGAGTCTTGTGCAAGATCTGGCTAATTATGGACTATCTCCTGTGCACAGCTTCAGTGTTCAGCATCGTACTTATCAGCTACGACCGTTTCCTGTCAGTTACAAAAGCT GTATCCTACAGAGCCCAACAGGGAATCACATCCAACCCTGTGGTCAAGATGGTGGCCATCTGGGtgtttgctttcctcctctACTGCCCAGCAATCCTCTTCTGGGAGCACGTGGCCGGACACAGTGTGGTAGCCGTGGATCAGTGCTACGCTGAGTTTTTTCACAACTGGTACTTCCTCTTGTGCGCCTCCACCCTGGAGTTCTTTGTGCCGCTGCTCTCGGTGACCTACTTCAACGTGAGCATCTTCCACAGCATCCAGAGGCGCCAGCGGCACGGCAGCACGCAGGACTGTGAGCCTCCgaggagcacaggcagcctgTCCTGGAGATTTTGCTTCTTGCCAAGGCCAGGAACATCTTCTCCTCCATCAGAAGCAGAGGACAGTGTCTCTTCCTCCACAAGGTCATGGAGACCAGCAGTGATGGCTAACTGTCCACCTCCAACACAGACCAGTCATACAGCTCTCAAAAAggagttttctgtttcattccGTCCAAGGACTGGCTCAAAACTGCAGCAGGACAAGAAAATTGCAAGGTCACTGGCCATAATTGTGTGTGTTTTTGCCGTTTGCTGGGCCCCGTACACTTTACTAATGATTATTCATGGGGCCTGCCAAGGAGAGTGCATCCATAAGTCCTTGTATGAAATAACCTTTTGGCTTTTGTGGCTCAATTCCTCTTTGAACCCATTCCTTTACCCTCTCTGTCACATGAGGTTTCGAATGGCTTTCATGAAAATATTATGTCCCAGAAAGTTTGCCATCTTGAGATCAAATAACACACCTTCTTTTTag
- the LOC104551765 gene encoding histamine H3 receptor isoform X2 — protein MHNSTAETPQTAGTCSETLSAQSLSSEFSLGVLVLLAFLMVLLALVTILGNVLVIFAFIMDRNLRHRSNYFFLNLAISDFAVGVFCMPLYIPYALTGTWYFGRVLCKIWLIMDYLLCTASVFSIVLISYDRFLSVTKAVSYRAQQGITSNPVVKMVAIWVFAFLLYCPAILFWEHVAGHSVVAVDQCYAEFFHNWYFLLCASTLEFFVPLLSVTYFNVSIFHSIQRRQRHGSTQDCEPPRSTGSLSWRFCFLPRPGTSSPPSEAEDSVSSSTRSWRPAVMANCPPPTQTSHTALKKEFSVSFRPRTGSKLQQDKKIARSLAIIVCVFAVCWAPYTLLMIIHGACQGECIHKSLYEITFWLLWLNSSLNPFLYPLCHMRFRMAFMKILCPRKFAILRSNNTPSF, from the exons ATGCACAACAGCACAGCTGAAACTCCGCAGACGGCTGGAACGTGTAGCGAGACTTTATCTGCACAGTCCCTGAGCTCCGAGTTCTCCCTGGGTGTGTTGGTGCTGCTGGCTTTTCTCATGGTGTTGCTAGCCCTGGTCACCATCCTTGGAAATGTCCTAGTGATCTTTGCTTTCATCATGGACAGAAACCTCAGACACCGGAGTAACTATTTCTTTCTGAATCTGGCTATTTCTGACTTTGCAGTGG GTGTGTTCTGTATGCCTTTGTACATCCCTTATGCCCTGACAGGGACGTGGTACTTTGGAAGAGTCTTGTGCAAGATCTGGCTAATTATGGACTATCTCCTGTGCACAGCTTCAGTGTTCAGCATCGTACTTATCAGCTACGACCGTTTCCTGTCAGTTACAAAAGCT GTATCCTACAGAGCCCAACAGGGAATCACATCCAACCCTGTGGTCAAGATGGTGGCCATCTGGGtgtttgctttcctcctctACTGCCCAGCAATCCTCTTCTGGGAGCACGTGGCCGGACACAGTGTGGTAGCCGTGGATCAGTGCTACGCTGAGTTTTTTCACAACTGGTACTTCCTCTTGTGCGCCTCCACCCTGGAGTTCTTTGTGCCGCTGCTCTCGGTGACCTACTTCAACGTGAGCATCTTCCACAGCATCCAGAGGCGCCAGCGGCACGGCAGCACGCAGGACTGTGAGCCTCCgaggagcacaggcagcctgTCCTGGAGATTTTGCTTCTTGCCAAGGCCAGGAACATCTTCTCCTCCATCAGAAGCAGAGGACAGTGTCTCTTCCTCCACAAGGTCATGGAGACCAGCAGTGATGGCTAACTGTCCACCTCCAACACAGACCAGTCATACAGCTCTCAAAAAggagttttctgtttcattccGTCCAAGGACTGGCTCAAAACTGCAGCAGGACAAGAAAATTGCAAGGTCACTGGCCATAATTGTGTGTGTTTTTGCCGTTTGCTGGGCCCCGTACACTTTACTAATGATTATTCATGGGGCCTGCCAAGGAGAGTGCATCCATAAGTCCTTGTATGAAATAACCTTTTGGCTTTTGTGGCTCAATTCCTCTTTGAACCCATTCCTTTACCCTCTCTGTCACATGAGGTTTCGAATGGCTTTCATGAAAATATTATGTCCCAGAAAGTTTGCCATCTTGAGATCAAATAACACACCTTCTTTTTag